The following coding sequences lie in one Flexivirga oryzae genomic window:
- a CDS encoding FdhF/YdeP family oxidoreductase produces the protein MASNEDPRDDLKVTPPKRWAAGVPAVAHAMEYSIHQAGLKRPALTLLNLNQVNGIDCPGCAWPDPGHRHKNEYCENGAKHVNDEATTRRVRREFFAEHSVSELDGKSDMWLNHQGRLTEPMIKRPGATHYEPITWDGAFDVIAGELRGLSSPDEALFYTSGRVSNEAAFLFQLFARSFGTNNLPDCSNMCHESSGSGLNETIGVGKGTVSLDDIYAADLILIAGQNPGTNHPRMLSALEKTKRNGGKIVAINPLPEAGLIRFKNPQQPSGVVGRGIDIADQFLKIRPGGDLALFQMLGRLLLEAEDAAPGQVLDHKFIAANTTDFDKFAEHVRSTSWDDVLRATGLAREEIEELHRRVLESRSIIVCWAMGITQQKHGVPTIREIVNFLLLRGNLGRPGAGVCPVRGHSNVQGDRTMGIWEQMPESFMTALGDEFGFTPPAKHGFDSVDAVRAMRDGAASVFFGLAGNFVRAMSDSDVTEEALRKCRLTVQVSTKLNRSHTVCGETAIILPTLGRSDRDLQAGEEQFVTVENSMSEISASRGRLEPASPDLLSEVAIISRLARHTLGPENTIDWEGFEADYDRIRDHIAHVVPGFEDFNARIKQGGFRLQSAVNEGRYQTASGKAVFTCNDFEMSDAPKGYLVLQSLRSHDQWNTIPYTMNDRYRGIHNARRIVMVHPADIAELGFADRDLVDMVSVWTDGTERRAAGFQVVGYPAARGSAAAYFPEANVLVPLDSVAHTSNTPTSKGVYVRLEPATTQG, from the coding sequence ATGGCATCGAACGAAGATCCGCGGGACGACTTGAAGGTCACCCCGCCGAAGCGGTGGGCCGCAGGGGTCCCGGCGGTGGCCCACGCGATGGAGTATTCGATCCACCAGGCCGGGCTGAAACGACCGGCGCTGACCTTGCTGAACCTCAATCAGGTCAACGGGATCGACTGTCCCGGGTGCGCGTGGCCCGACCCGGGCCATCGGCACAAGAACGAATACTGCGAGAACGGCGCGAAGCACGTCAACGACGAGGCGACCACCCGTCGTGTCCGTCGCGAGTTCTTCGCCGAGCACTCCGTCAGCGAGCTCGACGGCAAGTCGGACATGTGGCTCAACCACCAGGGCCGGCTGACCGAACCGATGATCAAGCGACCGGGTGCGACCCACTACGAGCCGATCACCTGGGACGGAGCCTTCGACGTCATCGCCGGTGAACTGCGAGGCCTGTCGTCGCCCGACGAAGCGCTGTTCTACACCTCAGGCCGGGTCAGCAACGAAGCCGCCTTCCTGTTCCAACTCTTCGCGCGCTCGTTCGGCACCAACAACCTGCCGGACTGCTCCAACATGTGCCACGAATCGAGCGGGTCGGGCCTCAACGAGACCATCGGGGTCGGCAAGGGCACCGTGTCGCTGGACGACATCTACGCCGCCGACCTGATCCTCATCGCCGGGCAGAACCCGGGGACCAACCATCCGCGCATGCTGTCGGCCCTGGAGAAGACCAAGCGCAACGGCGGCAAGATCGTCGCGATCAACCCGCTGCCCGAGGCGGGTCTGATCCGCTTCAAGAACCCGCAACAGCCGAGCGGCGTCGTCGGGCGCGGCATCGACATCGCCGACCAGTTCCTGAAGATCCGCCCCGGCGGCGACCTCGCGCTCTTCCAGATGCTCGGTCGTTTGCTGCTCGAAGCCGAGGACGCGGCCCCCGGACAGGTGCTGGACCACAAGTTCATCGCCGCGAACACCACGGACTTCGACAAGTTCGCCGAGCACGTGCGCTCGACCAGCTGGGACGACGTCCTGCGTGCCACCGGACTCGCACGCGAGGAGATCGAGGAGTTGCACCGACGGGTGCTCGAGAGCCGGTCCATCATCGTGTGCTGGGCGATGGGGATCACCCAGCAGAAGCACGGTGTGCCGACCATCCGCGAGATCGTCAACTTCCTGCTGCTGCGCGGCAACCTCGGGCGCCCCGGCGCCGGTGTGTGCCCGGTGCGCGGCCACAGCAACGTGCAGGGCGACCGCACCATGGGCATCTGGGAGCAGATGCCCGAGTCGTTCATGACCGCCCTCGGCGACGAGTTCGGCTTCACCCCGCCGGCGAAGCACGGCTTCGACTCGGTCGATGCCGTGCGGGCGATGCGCGACGGCGCCGCGAGCGTCTTCTTCGGCCTCGCCGGCAACTTCGTACGCGCCATGTCCGACAGCGACGTCACGGAGGAAGCGCTCCGCAAGTGCCGGCTCACCGTGCAGGTCTCGACCAAGCTGAACCGCTCACACACCGTCTGTGGGGAGACTGCGATCATCCTGCCGACCCTCGGGCGCAGCGATCGCGATCTCCAGGCCGGGGAGGAGCAGTTCGTCACGGTCGAGAACTCCATGAGCGAGATCAGCGCATCCCGCGGCCGACTCGAGCCCGCCTCCCCCGACCTGCTGAGCGAAGTCGCGATCATCTCGCGGCTTGCCCGTCATACGCTCGGCCCGGAGAACACGATCGACTGGGAGGGGTTCGAGGCCGACTACGACCGGATCCGCGATCACATCGCTCACGTCGTGCCCGGCTTCGAGGACTTCAACGCACGCATCAAGCAGGGCGGCTTCCGGCTGCAGAGCGCGGTCAACGAAGGCCGCTACCAGACAGCGAGCGGCAAGGCCGTCTTCACCTGCAACGACTTCGAGATGTCCGACGCCCCCAAGGGGTACCTGGTACTCCAGTCACTGCGCTCCCATGACCAGTGGAACACCATCCCCTACACGATGAACGACCGCTACCGCGGCATCCACAACGCTCGGCGGATCGTCATGGTGCACCCCGCCGACATCGCCGAGCTCGGTTTCGCCGACCGCGACCTGGTGGACATGGTCAGTGTGTGGACCGACGGGACCGAACGCCGCGCGGCGGGCTTCCAGGTGGTCGGTTACCCGGCGGCCCGTGGCTCGGCAGCGGCATACTTCCCGGAGGCCAACGTGCTGGTCCCCCTCGACAGCGTGGCGCACACCAGCAACACGCCGACGTCCAAGGGCGTCTACGTGCGTTTGGAGCCGGCCACCACGCAGGGCTGA